GCGGCGAGCGCGAACAGGGCCAGGTAGACCCAGGGCGAGGTCATGACGTCGTTCAGCAGGTCGAGCAGCGCGTGGGACATGATCCCTACGCTAGGAAGGCCACCCGTCCGCCCGCGTCCTCCAGAAGTCTCGTGAGATCCCTGACTTTCGTCGGGGTCGGTCCCTGGTGCGCCGGTAGGGGAGCGGGCGCCTAGCCTGCGGTGATCGCGCGCGGGTGCGGCATGTCGGCGTGCAGACGGCCGAGGACGCGGCGGAAGGCGTAGACCGAGACGGCGATGGCCACGCCGCTGATCGCCGCGACCACTCCGGTGCGCACCAGCAGGTAGGTGCCGACGGACTGGTGCAGGAGCAGCCAGATGCTGACCGCGGAGTTGGTCAGCAGCACGAACGCCCACAGCAGCGTGATGCGCGCGAAGAACCGCCGCATGCGCTCGTGGCGCAGCACGGCCGAGGGCAGGTGGATGTAGTCGAGCGTGAGCTTCTGGACCAGCGGCCTGTTGAGCCGCACGGAGGCCAGGAACGCCATGCTGATGCAGATCGTGCCGAGCTCGGGTTGCACCAGGTACACCACGGGGCTCCCCGTCCACCAGCCCACCGCCGCCCGCGCCGTGATGGCGATCGCCGCGAGCAGCATGGTGGCGGGCACGGGACGCCTGCGGACCACCCGCCAGAGCACGCCGGCGTACACCCAGGCCACGGCCGCGATCAGCGCGCCGTCGAAGCCGAGCACGGCCAGAGCGGTGTAG
The Sphaerisporangium krabiense genome window above contains:
- a CDS encoding VC0807 family protein — its product is MSHPTFTLPRITALLRQAVPKLLEGVVAPLAVFYTALAVLGFDGALIAAVAWVYAGVLWRVVRRRPVPATMLLAAIAITARAAVGWWTGSPVVYLVQPELGTICISMAFLASVRLNRPLVQKLTLDYIHLPSAVLRHERMRRFFARITLLWAFVLLTNSAVSIWLLLHQSVGTYLLVRTGVVAAISGVAIAVSVYAFRRVLGRLHADMPHPRAITAG